In the Numida meleagris isolate 19003 breed g44 Domestic line chromosome 5, NumMel1.0, whole genome shotgun sequence genome, one interval contains:
- the LOC110400437 gene encoding uncharacterized protein LOC110400437, producing the protein MLILKQTESETKFCFLPKLMLDHGWCSAQSTGLIGFTLMELMVARGYTVASSHCITIPLHHILVPCPAIPSHSIPSSSMPCQPCSAPSHLAPCSPEGRVQPGAQSMLCTFQLQPRSDFSFQTLKFRKQKSKHCIINGDKNVHSSSVHPLPFTKHMLIGGKHHLSLTRLVKSDVPYGEHKAPAATRAGRQHPARSTAGPRADVHNRKRAEGVRWALLHEQSPPDKAEQLVNPGGCCRPQLKAHVEERLEDPRQQKIKSGRNLLHALHLERFTSEKHEPVDVSSKLSFSSKTLSTRAIFQQPVDTSRTTHHFQQVTCSLNDSKAPPGLRLYL; encoded by the exons ATGCtgattttgaaacaaacagaGTCTGAGACCAAGTTTTGCTTCCTCCCAAAACTGATGCTGGACCATGGCTGGTGTAGTGCCCAGAGCACTGGACTCATTGGATTCACATTGATGGAGTTGATGGTTGCCAGGGGTTACACTGTGGCATCATCCCATTGCATCACCATCCCATTGCATCACATCCTCGTGCCATGCCCTGCCATCCCCTCCCATTCTATCCCATCTAGTTCCATGCCATGCCAACCATGTTCAGCCCCATCCCATCTGGCTCCTTGCAGCCCCGAGGGGAGGGTACAGCCAGGTGCCCAGAGCATGCTGTGCACCTTTCAGCTACAACCGAGGAGTGACTTCagttttcaaacactgaaatttaggaaacagaaatcaaaacactgCATCATTAACGGTGACAAAAACGTACACAGCAGCAGCGTGCACCCCTTGCCATTCACAAAACATATGCTAATTGGAGGTAAACACCATCTATCCTTGACGAGACTCGTGAAGTCAGACGTGCCGTACGGAGAACACAAAGCTCCCGCTGCCACCCgggctggcaggcagcacccagcccgCAGCACTGCGGGTCCCCGAGCAG atgTACATAACAGAAAGCGGGCAGAGGGTGTGCGATGGGCTCTGCTCCATGAACAATCCCCCCCtgacaaagcagagcagcttgTGAACCCAGGAGGCTGCTGCAGGCCACAACTCAAAGCACATGTCGAGGAGAGGCTGGAGGACCCGAggcaacaaaaaataaagagtgGAAGAAATCTCTTACACGCATTGCATCTTGAGCGTTTCACATCAGAAAAGCACGagccagtggatgtgagcagcaAGCTGTCATTTTCCAGCAAGACCCTGAGCACCAGGGCCATCTTCCAGCAACCAGTGGATACATCAAGAACCACACACCACTTCCAGCAAGTTACCTGTTCGCTGAATGACAGCAAAGCTCCGCCTGGCCTGCGGCTGTATCTGTGA